In Pengzhenrongella sicca, a single genomic region encodes these proteins:
- a CDS encoding PadR family transcriptional regulator: MYSFGMSKHLQEPSFLILTALAAGPQHGYAVIKDVDAISGGRVAMRVGTLYGALDRLDVAGLVEVDREEVVDSRLRRYYRLTEKGRGVLQVEAERTRDQARAALVRLGVAGALA; the protein is encoded by the coding sequence ATGTATAGTTTCGGCATGAGTAAGCATCTGCAGGAGCCATCGTTCCTGATCCTGACCGCGTTGGCGGCTGGCCCGCAGCACGGGTACGCGGTGATCAAGGACGTCGATGCGATCTCCGGCGGGCGGGTCGCGATGCGGGTGGGCACCTTGTATGGGGCCTTGGATCGACTGGATGTCGCGGGGCTGGTGGAGGTCGATCGCGAGGAGGTCGTCGACTCCCGGTTGCGCCGGTACTACCGGTTGACCGAGAAGGGTCGAGGTGTCCTTCAAGTTGAAGCGGAGCGGACCCGAGACCAGGCGCGGGCTGCCCTGGTACGCCTGGGCGTAGCGGGTGCGCTCGCATGA
- a CDS encoding Kelch repeat-containing protein, with the protein MDTGWSAVAEAPLSERYSATVVWVADRFLVVGGDDGPRCPPTADCAVPMGSFLRDGAAFDPVSGTWAPIADSPALVVFPSTAVIDAVLYVLTASGYAGAPSAFLAYDATADTWSTLPMPPDGPGNLVVAGDVLLSIPGSDETGPAVDSWFDPQTASWHRVPDDPLGLSFDRTLVVVDGRMFLTARDLVARPGADAPSLVRLAELDSTMESWTVLPGTEVIGSGPVSAGGRLVFPDPGGSDGGEVGNWGRAYPFGGIYEPRTGEWERLPETPGDSSWPRLVVGDLVRVGDSLLDPVTLTTTAIPDEPWDPNYPPSIAASPSALFAWGGLQDGTAGWLSTP; encoded by the coding sequence GTGGACACCGGATGGTCAGCTGTCGCCGAGGCTCCGCTGTCAGAACGGTATAGCGCCACTGTGGTGTGGGTCGCCGACCGCTTCCTCGTGGTCGGCGGTGACGACGGTCCGCGATGCCCGCCAACCGCGGACTGCGCCGTCCCGATGGGTTCTTTCCTGCGCGACGGAGCTGCCTTCGACCCGGTGTCCGGCACGTGGGCCCCGATCGCGGACTCGCCCGCGCTGGTGGTGTTCCCGTCAACGGCCGTGATCGACGCAGTGCTCTACGTGCTCACTGCCAGCGGCTACGCCGGTGCGCCGTCGGCTTTCCTGGCCTACGACGCTACGGCGGACACGTGGAGCACGCTGCCGATGCCCCCCGACGGCCCCGGGAACCTCGTCGTGGCTGGGGACGTCCTGCTGTCGATACCGGGCTCCGACGAGACCGGACCAGCCGTGGACTCGTGGTTCGACCCGCAGACCGCGAGCTGGCACCGCGTGCCCGACGACCCGCTGGGACTGAGCTTCGACCGCACACTGGTCGTCGTCGATGGGCGGATGTTCCTGACGGCCAGGGACCTAGTGGCGAGACCCGGTGCTGATGCTCCCTCTCTCGTTCGGTTGGCCGAGCTCGACTCCACGATGGAGAGCTGGACGGTGCTTCCGGGCACCGAGGTCATCGGCTCGGGCCCGGTATCGGCAGGCGGACGGCTGGTGTTCCCCGACCCCGGCGGCTCGGACGGCGGCGAGGTCGGCAACTGGGGCCGGGCCTACCCATTCGGAGGGATCTACGAACCACGGACAGGGGAATGGGAAAGGCTGCCAGAGACCCCCGGTGACAGCTCATGGCCGCGCCTTGTGGTGGGCGACCTCGTCCGAGTGGGCGACTCCCTGCTCGACCCGGTCACACTCACGACGACGGCGATCCCCGACGAACCGTGGGACCCGAACTACCCGCCATCCATTGCCGCATCCCCGAGCGCGCTCTTCGCGTGGGGCGGTCTGCAAGACGGCACAGCGGGCTGGCTCTCCACCCCATGA
- a CDS encoding IS3 family transposase (programmed frameshift), translating into MPRPHPKEFRDDVVAVARRGDAPIKEIAKDFGISESCLRNWMQAADVQDGNRPGVTVSESAELREMRRRNRLLEQENEILRRAAAYFAQAHLPKMMYPLVSELASDGIPVAVTCRVLKLARQPYYRWLAAPITARDLDEAYLANVLFDAHVDDPEFGHRLLADEADKAGLRASDRRVWRICRDNQWWSVFGKKRAKNGKKAGPPAHDDRVLRIFRADAPNRLWLWDITEHPTAEGKLYLCAIKDVYSNRIVGYSISDRMTSRIAVNALASAVQRRRDVAGCIVHSDRGSQFRSRKVLRELDRHTLVGSMGQVASAGDNAAMESFFSLLQKNVLDRRRWANRDELRLAIITWIERTYHRRRRQARLGRLTPIEYETINTPQVALAA; encoded by the exons GTGCCCAGACCCCACCCCAAGGAGTTCCGCGACGACGTCGTGGCCGTGGCCCGCCGCGGTGATGCTCCGATCAAAGAGATCGCGAAAGACTTCGGAATCAGCGAGTCGTGCCTGCGCAACTGGATGCAGGCCGCCGACGTCCAGGACGGCAACCGTCCCGGCGTAACGGTCAGCGAGTCGGCCGAACTGCGCGAGATGCGTCGCCGCAACCGGCTCCTCGAGCAGGAGAACGAGATCCTGCGTCGCGCGGCGGCGTACTTCGCCCAGGCGCACCTGCCG AAAATGATGTACCCGCTCGTGAGTGAGCTCGCTAGCGACGGGATCCCCGTCGCGGTGACGTGCCGGGTACTCAAGCTCGCCAGACAGCCCTACTACCGCTGGCTCGCCGCGCCGATCACAGCTCGTGACCTGGACGAGGCGTACCTGGCGAACGTGCTGTTCGATGCCCACGTCGACGATCCCGAGTTCGGGCACCGGCTGCTGGCCGACGAAGCCGACAAGGCCGGCCTGCGCGCCAGTGACCGGCGGGTCTGGCGGATCTGCCGGGACAACCAGTGGTGGTCGGTGTTCGGCAAGAAGCGCGCCAAGAACGGCAAGAAGGCCGGCCCGCCAGCCCACGACGACCGCGTGCTGCGGATCTTCCGCGCCGACGCACCCAACCGGTTGTGGCTCTGGGACATCACCGAGCACCCCACCGCCGAGGGCAAGCTCTACCTGTGTGCGATCAAGGACGTGTACTCCAACCGGATCGTGGGGTACTCGATCAGCGACCGCATGACCTCCCGGATCGCGGTGAACGCCCTGGCCAGCGCCGTGCAGCGCCGTCGTGACGTGGCCGGCTGCATCGTCCACTCGGACCGGGGCAGCCAATTTCGAAGCCGAAAGGTGCTGCGCGAGCTGGACCGACACACCCTGGTCGGATCGATGGGGCAAGTCGCCTCGGCCGGGGACAACGCGGCGATGGAGAGCTTCTTCTCGTTGCTGCAGAAGAACGTCCTGGACCGGCGCCGCTGGGCCAACCGCGACGAGCTCCGCCTGGCGATCATCACGTGGATCGAACGGACCTACCACCGCCGCCGACGCCAGGCCCGCCTGGGTCGACTGACCCCCATCGAGTACGAGACCATCAACACCCCTCAGGTCGCACTCGCCGCCTGA
- a CDS encoding ATP-binding protein, whose amino-acid sequence MDRSLNPYNPGAGLRPPALVGREAEIEAFDATVARTRLHMPNRGMVLSGLRGVGKTVLLNDLRGRAEQMGWFVAAIEGQRGEQGEDAVRRKLGRELLIAGRQLNRRGISKRLRTALGSITSFSVGVTGISLDVSAASGRADSGDLETDIGELVEDLAEALKEKGLAFALFIDEMQDLDQPTLSALLAAQHEAGQRERPFYIIGAGLPSLPAVLSEARSYAERLFDYRRIGALPNEVARKALREPAKKYGSDYEPGALDLLVDAAEGYPYFLQEYGRAIWDIAPNTPFTCDDAAAAVAYGLARLDEGFFRARWDRATPAERRLLHAMAQDDGAASNTTSVAERLGKKLSGIGPARAHLISKGLIYAPDHGMVAYTVPGMAPFIRRQHEAAASGKGA is encoded by the coding sequence ATGGACCGGTCGCTGAACCCCTACAACCCCGGTGCCGGTCTGCGTCCTCCCGCGCTCGTCGGCCGTGAGGCTGAGATCGAGGCGTTCGATGCAACTGTGGCACGTACCCGCCTGCACATGCCCAACCGCGGGATGGTGCTCTCGGGTTTGCGAGGCGTGGGAAAGACCGTTCTCCTAAATGACCTGCGGGGACGAGCGGAGCAGATGGGCTGGTTCGTAGCGGCGATCGAGGGCCAACGAGGCGAACAAGGGGAGGACGCCGTCCGCCGCAAGCTGGGTCGCGAGCTCCTCATCGCCGGCCGCCAACTCAACAGACGAGGCATCTCCAAACGTCTACGCACAGCACTGGGGAGCATCACCTCGTTCAGCGTCGGAGTCACAGGCATCTCCCTCGACGTGTCCGCTGCAAGCGGCAGGGCGGATTCCGGCGACCTGGAGACCGACATCGGCGAACTCGTCGAGGACCTTGCGGAGGCACTGAAGGAGAAGGGCCTTGCCTTCGCGCTGTTCATCGACGAGATGCAGGACCTCGACCAGCCGACCCTCAGCGCGCTCCTCGCGGCCCAGCACGAGGCCGGTCAGCGAGAGCGACCCTTCTATATCATCGGCGCGGGCCTGCCCAGCCTGCCCGCCGTCCTCAGCGAAGCCCGGTCCTACGCCGAACGGCTCTTCGACTACCGCCGAATCGGCGCGCTCCCCAATGAAGTCGCACGCAAGGCGCTCCGCGAGCCAGCGAAGAAGTACGGCTCCGACTACGAGCCGGGCGCACTCGACCTCCTCGTCGACGCCGCCGAGGGCTACCCGTACTTCCTGCAGGAATACGGGCGCGCGATCTGGGACATCGCACCCAACACGCCATTCACCTGCGACGACGCCGCCGCCGCGGTGGCCTATGGGCTCGCCCGGCTAGACGAAGGCTTTTTCCGCGCACGCTGGGATCGCGCCACACCGGCCGAACGGCGCCTGCTCCACGCCATGGCACAAGATGATGGCGCCGCCTCGAACACCACCTCAGTCGCGGAGCGGCTCGGCAAGAAGCTCAGCGGCATCGGGCCAGCCCGGGCACACCTCATCAGCAAGGGGCTGATATACGCACCCGACCACGGCATGGTGGCCTACACCGTGCCAGGAATGGCACCCTTCATCCGGCGCCAGCATGAGGCCGCGGCGAGCGGAAAGGGCGCTTGA